The sequence AAGCGTATCTGACGAGTGACAAaagatcgttttagccataggGACACAAAACATAGACTTGCATTATAAGTAGTCTAGAAAACCTAAAACTTAAGCTCTGATATCAACTGTAACGACCTAACTTTtcagactaagctgaggtcattattTTAACATAAAGACCCTTCGTTTAAACATAAAAGTTCGTAAAGCCTGTTTAAAATCAAATAGACATCAAGAACAAGAAAAAATGTCTTTgagccctattttaaataaaataaaagttcaCAAACATCGTTTATAAAGTCACAAAGAAACAAACAGTTGTTCGAAACATGAAACTCATTCCAATActcaaaactaaaaaagaaaacagtaaaaaaaatgttaagCAGAACCGGTTGAAAAAGATTTCTCATATGGCGATCACGAGTCCTTCTTGTCCCTTGCCAGTCTACCTCTCGtattacctttgcctgaaaaagttcaacataaaaagagtgagtatataatatgcccagtaagagacccactattGGTCCCGTTAGGGAAAAaatgttagcttcctattaggaAGTACCTTGCAACACAACAGTCTTATGATCCTgtaggatacacatatcagtctagtgatcccatagGATGCAAATATCAGTCTAGCAATCCCgtaggatgcacatatcagtctagtgatccggtacatatcagtctagcgaTCCTGTAGGATGCACATaatagtctagtgatcccagaGGATACATAACATAtggtgatcccgtaggacaTCGGTCCAGCAATGCACACTATCAACAGTTTTCCCTCAGTCCATGCTAAACAGTTCAAGACAATCACATCAAGTACAATTAAAACTATCAACAATACACCTCCTCTACATATAGCCTTCTAGATACAAATACACTAATGCATATCACAGTTCTGTCAACAGTATGAGCCATTAATACATTTTAAACTACGCATAACAGTCAAACCATCTCAGCTCAGTATAAACAACCAACACATTCTAATATACGTCTAGCAGTAAAGTCCTTGTAGTCAATACATTCCAGCTTCCATTCTAAATTCAATATAGGGTTCGATAGTAGAAACCCCTTACCTTAACTTTACCTACTCCTTGATCAAATTAATGTCCAATGAACCAAACCAATGAACATAAAGTTAAGAAACTCAAACACTTTCATCCATTCAATTCATCCAAACGTGAATTCCCTAACTTACCCAAGTAAATGGAGACTCGAACTTCAAACCAACTTGTTGTATATTCCAAGAACTCGAGCTCCAACACCTTCAAGGATATAAACAATAAGCCAACCAAATAAAACAACATCAATACTTAAACAATGGCAATGAAAACAACCACGATTCCACACATTTCACCCTTACCACGACCTCGATAGTTCACGGTAATGTAAAGGTAGTGGCACACAAATCGAGCCAACTATTCTCtatataacaattttgaaaacggaaaCAACCTATAAGTCCACAATAAtgagaaataccaaaaattcCCCAATCAACATGTGATTAATTGACCACACGCAcgcgtgtaattcttcttctaaacgatcatgatacgctatcgtgtaaaaaatgatacacgattgtgtagttctttttaaggATGAAGAAAAATGCTTCCTGTAATTATTCTTCTGAACGATCATGGTACGCGgtcgtgtaggaaatgatacacatGATCGTGTATGACAAAAAATTTCCTAGTCAACACATGATTAATTGACTAAAATCGcgcgtgtaattcttcttctaaacgatcatgatacgctatcgtgtaggaaatgatacacgattgtgtagttctttttaacaatgGAGAAAAATGCTTcctgtaattcttcttctgaacAATCATGATACGCGGTCgtataggaaatgatacacacgatcgtgtaggaaatgatacacgatcatgtagttctttgtaacgatgaaaaaaatatttcgtgtaattcttcttctaaatgatcatgatacacaattatgtaggaaatgatacacaattatgtaggaaatgatacacagTCATGTAGGAAATTATATACGGTcgtatagttctttttaacaatggaaaaaatagaagaaagctTAAGAAAGGAGGAAAATATGGATATTTACGTTGTTTTCTCTCCTCCATCAagaaaaattcatttatattccTCTAAAAGGAGAAGAAACTAGAGAGATTtaacataagaaaaaaaaaaacatgatcTATCTAAATTTAGGAGATTAGTTTGTCGCCTCCACCGTTGTCGCCCTTATCTCTTTCGGTAAGGAATTTATTTAAGGTAGATTTAAATTTTGCCCTAAGATTTGTTACCAAAAATCTTGTGTCCTAAGATCGATTATGTTCTTGTTTTTTTTGTGGTTTCTTGTGATGgctattatttatcttttaggTTTGATTTTGTTTATGTGGAGATTTTATTTTTCACGTGGTTTATCCTTATCGAGGGCAGCTCATCTCATGCTCTCTGTGCATGTATGAGGATGTAAAAAGGTCATCTAAATTCATGAggcatctttttttttttttttaatgcatCTATTATTACTTAGATCAGCCAACCAAATGTTTAGAAACCGCTACAACAAGCCCAACTTTTTGTTTCCTTAGAAATGTTGTTTACATGGAAACTTAGAAATTTTGTTGAGTGAAGGAATAGAAAGATTAAAGTTTTTTCTATATAagttatttatatatatgaagaAGGTGTTGCTTTGAATGAAGGTGTTGCTTTGAATGTATGACCTAGAACTTGTTTGATTattattgaatttgatacaagGGAAATGGTTATTCACTTATCTTCGTATAAAAGGAGAGGAAACTAAAGAGACTAAACATAAGAAAAAGACGTGATGTATCTAAAATTGGAAGATCAATTTGTCTTGTATTTAAGCTTTGCAATGAATTCAGGTACCCTTCTATTTTAAAGTTTAATTCTTTTATAAGTTTCTTGTAAGTTTGAGATTGTGATATACCCATTTATACCATAATTATCTAACTAAATTGATGAAAATCCAAGATATTGAAgatgttttctttctttcaagaataataaaaaatataaactatttaCGCTCTATGACAAAAAATCACTCGAGGACAAAAACTCATGACACTTTATGAAATAAAGTGTATATAATTTGTccattttacatttttttacaattctcctatattttaaataaagaaaaaacattatTGAGTACATGTTATAAAAATCACAACACATGTGTATATCATGTATAAATTAAACAAGGTATATATGATAATAACCATATGATATTGAGAACGAAAAATTATGAAAGAATTCTCGTATGTGTCTATGAATCAATCATTCAGCTCCCTCTATGCTTGCTTTGATTCGAAGTTGAACATTTCGATTATTCAAAGGCTGCAAAGGCCTTGCGTTAGTGTTTGAGTCCTACAcatataaatcaattttaaactTCATTAAATTATATCCTTAAACTAAGAAATTTTAGCTTTATGCATCATATCTCTTTGActttttgataaaaatattaGATTTGGAACTAAATGTGTAATTTAACTACAAATTAAAGAAGATTATTTTAGATGGAGTATCTCACTTACATCATGGACGGCCACACGAAGTAAGTTTACTTGTTCGGGTGCAACAGTTCTAACCTGAAAAATTTATAAGAATAATTTAGCTACAAAAACAGGATATCTAATGAGAATAATCAAGTAGCTTATATATGTAAGACTGGGAATAGAGATGTTATTGAAAAATTACCTTTCTTACTATGGTCCAAAGCACATTTTGAGAACATGGAGGAACCGTTAAAGAGCCAATATATCTATAATATAAACTGCTTCGCATCTTCAACAGAGATGGATTGACCATGTTCAGTAATTTATCTCTTTGTGTAGCAGATATTTCTACGAAATGTTGTCTCAtctaaaaaggaaaataaatagtACAAAATTTAAAGCTTTGTGAATTAgattatataattttaatatatctaatttgaaaaaattgaaaaaaaaattatcgtaaaagacaaaaatgttaaaaatgtttacaaaatattacaaaattttagaCTGTACCGACCATAGACATATATGATATAAATTTATACCATCAAACTTCAGTAAAGAAATCTGCcataccaatttttttttttaaaaaaaaatggaaaattggaTTACCCATGTCTTATTTATAGAAAAAGATATGGGGAAAACAAGAAATCACAATCTTTAAAAGAAtggttaaatattttgaaacattaccGTAGACAAGAAGTAGTCAGGTTGTCCAATGTTATAGAGAATTCCAATGACAGCAATATTTCCTGTTTGGCTTTGGTGAACTAAATGAGCTTCTAAAGCAAACCTTTTTCCATTGAGAGTGTGTTCAGATGGTGAATGCCAATGAATTTGTCTTAGAAAATATCGACTTCTATTTACTTCCATATGTCCGGCTGCACCACTCCATTGTAACTGCATGCATTCATCACAATAATATACCTATatgttaaaatcatttttttcttttaattctatGCATGATAACGTTAAAGATTTTTAAATATGAAGCCGAAATAAGTTATAGATAAACGGTATAATCGGTGATATATAGACTAACCTCATTGACATTTTTTAACTCAGCTTTTGTTCGTAGAGATTAAGgatatttatccaaattttgaccaattaagaaataaaaatcgTAACTTTGGAAGTTTAgttgaattttttaaatgagGTGCGAACTTTAAAAGATGTGCGAACTTTAAAAGATGTTtgaacttttttaaaaatattatttagatttggcaaAAAAGACTGCTAGTAATGCTAGTTAAATATTATCGTCAATTTATCGTataataattttgaaagtttGTATCAAACATGATTTAACTTGaagaaaatatatgtttttaagaaaataaaaaaagtaagaGATGTTATTCTTGTTACCATCATATCGTGTCCTCGATTCTTAAGAGTTGCATTGGAAGATCTATAGTCGATTTGGAAGTCCGTAAAATGAGACACAATACGAACCCTTTGGTTCAACAAATCGATAGGAGATTGCATCCGTCCAGTATTACAGTTATGCCATTCTGGTCTAAGATCTCCCCAATGTGCAGGTCCTCTCGTTCCATTTGTATTATAATCGAACTCTCTTTGATTTTCTACATGAATacgaaagaaaaacaaatggaTCGGTAAGTAAATTCCTCCACAAGGATTGAAGTCAAATTAAACATTATTTCATTGGAGCAAAATCGAAATCTTCAAATTAAATGCAATCATCCAATCaattttttatttcctttaCCAGTTGACAAACTCCTCATCATTTATTCTCCATTTAATAATATacttcttttctaaaaaaaattattcttttttcccctagatgagaaattttcatttgttttttagaaaacaatcaatttatatttcaatacataaagctctattcattaaaataaaaaatatatgtaaatGAAAAAGAACTAATAGTTAGAGGAATAAATTTAAACACAGctaaaattttcatatttgaatCCGTTTAGATCTATTGATTTAtgactattttcatttgattgcATTAAGGTTCAACTTAAAATTTCCTATGTATAAGTATTTCTATCCAAAAAATATATTTCGAAAAAATATTATGAAAATTTCTTCAAATGAGTAGGGACTACTTATGTTATTAGTTTATGTGAAAACTACTTGtattaatttttaaacaaatgatattattaatttaatttgaacaATTGTTTTTAATATTAGACTATTTGACTTTAAAGAAAACTAACACACTACATGCAAGGTTACGTTAAAATGCAAGTAGGTGAATTGGTATAGTGCTTGTACTATCAATCTCAGAATTCCTTCTATTCCCACGTTGATTTGATCATTTTGtgataaagaaaaggaaaaagaaaataaatatatgtgcAGAAGATTATAAATTTCtaacaaaaaattataatttgttTCCACATAGTTAGGACAATTTTAgagaaataataacaaaataataacatgctaaactatttttttaaacatcatgtgaattgattttcaaatttcagAGACAAATAAAAGGCCAAACCCGATTGATCTTTAACGTAATTGCCCGAAAAGAAACTAACTCTAGAAAAAAtcatattataaataataagcaTGAATCCCTACCAACTTCTTGAGACATTGCAGGCCATGAAACCAAAAGAAAGGCaaagaaaaatgaacaaaaCAACAGATCAAAACTCAGCTTCTTCTCCATCACTTCTAATTAAAGACTTCGATTTCTTCTTTGCATAACCAATCAAACCCAATCTTCTTTCGTTTGTGGGTTTCTTAGAACAAAAATTTTGCTATTTATATTGCCAAAACTTGGAATTGTGAATGCGAAGATTTTGAAGCTTCTGAGTTTCTTCCATAGTCAATTTCAACTAAGTTtgagaaagagagaaataaGGAAATAAATTCATGGGCAACTACATCATCACATATACGTAAATAATTAATGGTTCTTAGAAACAAAATGCTGCCGTGCGATTTCTTTTACAACAACATATATAGGTGGTCCTTCAAGATTCTTTCTACCTCACGATGATTCGAGATCAGTACACTTTTGTGACATGTTATTTTCATCCGTACCACTTATTTGTTCTTATTCTAGGTGACTTATTGACTACTTTCATGCACGTAACATGTGTTTTTAATCAAGCAATGACGGTCGACAAAAGGTTAGTGATGCATGGTTTAGATTATAATGATGTCTTATGGCCGACATTGTTGCCAAGAGTACCAAAGTGATCAATGAATAACGGACATTTAATGTTCGACACTTTTTTTCCTTACCAGCTCATTTATATTGGTGTACCTtagatattataatatataagtTTGACAAACTATAATGTtgtattattaaaatattactTCTTAAAAATTAGGGGtttgttaaaaaatataaaaatgacaaactatttacgcTCTAAAAATGTTATGAGATAATCGATAAAGttctttagttaattctaaagtaaataaCGAGAGAAATAGCTAAGTATACTGATCTAGTTAATTTTAAAGATGTCAAAGCCACTTTGTTATAACTCGAGGATGAGGTCAATCAACGATTAATGAGCTAAAGGAAGTCAATCTTGGACATAacaacttgtagaaatacaagttattatgagcttttaggtagaacaataAAGCCAAAATACAGAATAAAAGTGTCAAAACACATAAATTCTATCGTAAACTCATAAATATAAGAGAATACGACTTGCATAAGTTTTCATGCTTGTTTTACCCTGTTTTGAGTGTTCTATCACaagtttataaagaaaataagaaagacagTGAATGAGAGAGGAGCTCATGCTACACGATAAGAAGTTTGTCTGCTAACTAAAACATCTCTAGGTGATGAACCACATCATCACACAATGAAGATTCACTAGaggacaagaatggtagttggagttgatgtgacttgacaaaagCTGCAATCGGTGCTGATACAATCAGAAGAATCA comes from Cucumis melo cultivar AY chromosome 12, USDA_Cmelo_AY_1.0, whole genome shotgun sequence and encodes:
- the LOC103501096 gene encoding alpha carbonic anhydrase 7-like isoform X3 — translated: MEKKQSFDLLFCSSFFAFLLVLWPAMSQEVENQREFDYNTNGTRGPAHWGDLRPEWHNCNTGRMQSPIDLLNQRVRIVSHFTDFQIDYRSSNATLKNRGHDMMLQWSGAAGHMEVNRSRYFLRQIHWHSPSEHTLNGKRFALEAHLVHQSQTGNIAVIGILYNIGQPDYFLSTMRQHFVEISATQRDKLLNMVNPSLLKMRSSLYYRYIGSLTVPPCSQNVLWTIVRKVRTVAPEQVNLLRVAVHDDSNTNARPLQPLNNRNVQLRIKASIEGAE
- the LOC103501096 gene encoding alpha carbonic anhydrase 7-like isoform X5; translated protein: MEKKLSFDLLFCSFFFAFLLVSWPAMSQEVENQREFDYNTNGTRGPAHWGDLRPEWHNCNTGRMQSPIDLLNQRVRIVSHFTDFQIDYRSSNATLKNRGHDMMLQWSGAAGHMEVNRSRYFLRQIHWHSPSEHTLNGKRFALEAHLVHQSQTGNIAVIGILYNIGQPDYFLSTMRSSLYYRYIGSLTVPPCSQNVLWTIVRKVRTVAPEQVNLLRVAVHDDSNTNARPLQPLNNRNVQLRIKASIEGAE
- the LOC103501096 gene encoding alpha carbonic anhydrase 7-like isoform X4 yields the protein MEKKLSFDLLFCSFFFAFLLVSWPAMSQEVENQREFDYNTNGTRGPAHWGDLRPEWHNCNTGRMQSPIDLLNQRVRIVSHFTDFQIDYRSSNATLKNRGHDMMLQWSGAAGHMEVNRSRYFLRQIHWHSPSEHTLNGKRFALEAHLVHQSQTGNIAVIGILYNIGQPDYFLSTMRQHFVEISATQRDKLLNMVNPSLLKMRSSLYYRYIGSLTVPPCSQNVLWTIVRKVRTVAPEQVNLLRVAVHDPLNNRNVQLRIKASIEGAE
- the LOC103501096 gene encoding alpha carbonic anhydrase 7-like isoform X2 translates to MEKKLSFDLLFCSFFFAFLLVSWPAMSQEVENQREFDYNTNGTRGPAHWGDLRPEWHNCNTGRMQSPIDLLNQRVRIVSHFTDFQIDYRSSNATLKNRGHDMMLQWSGAAGHMEVNRSRYFLRQIHWHSPSEHTLNGKRFALEAHLVHQSQTGNIAVIGILYNIGQPDYFLSTMRQHFVEISATQRDKLLNMVNPSLLKMRSSLYYRYIGSLTVPPCSQNVLWTIVRKVRTVAPEQVNLLRVAVHDDSNTNARPLQPLNNRNVQLRIKASIEGAE